A segment of the Erythrobacter sp. F6033 genome:
CCGCCTGCGCGGCACCCCTGCAACGCCTAAGAAGTAGGCGCCAAACCTAACGCCCCAATAAACCGTTGCAAACAAGTGGTTTGCGCCTGGCTGCCATGCATGTAGATGTTGGCTTCTAGGTTTGCGTTGGGGGTTTCATGCGTTTCGGATTGGTTTTTGCTGCCATGCTTATGGCGTCCACTGCGCAGGCTCAGACGGCTGAAGCGCCGGACATTGAAATCACACCGACGCCCGACTGGATCACCCTCAGCGAACCGTTAGCAGTTCCCGATAATGCCCAAGGCGGAGTTTTCGTTCGGGCACAAGATACAGTCGTACGGCTAACGAATGATGGCGAGCGCACGTTTCAAGCTCAAATCATGCGCATTCTCCAACCGCAGGCGCTTAGCGCAGGTAACATTGGGATCACATGGAACCCCGCCGCAGGCAGTGCGCACGTACACTCCCTAAAAATCCGCCGGGGCAGCCGAGTTATCGACGTGCTCGAAACCAGCACATTCGAGATACTTCGCCGCGAAGACCAGCTGGAAACGGCGATGCTTGATGGATTGCTGACAGCGGTCTTGCAGGTGCCCGATTTACGCGTCGGCGATGATCTTGAATTGTCATATTCGATTCCGTCTCACGATCCCACTTTGCAGTCGGCCAATAGCGGCATCCTGTTCTTGGCACATTCTCCTCCCGGCGGCCGGTTTCATCTCGAATTGCAATGGGAAGATGAACAAGAGCCGGCGTTGCAGCTGACACCGACGTTTGAAGAAGCGGCACGTCGCGGCGACAATTCGATCTCAGTGACATTCGACAATCCCGAAGTGTTAAGCCCGCCCCGCGCAGCACCGCCGCGCTATTCGTTGATCAGAATGCTGCAATATTCCGATTTTCAGGATTGGGCTTCCGTGTCCACACGGTTTCACACTTTGTTTGACGAAGCGCGCAAGATCGCACCGGGTTCACCTCTGCAGGACGAAGCCGCGCTAATCGCCGAAACACACTCGGAGAAATTGGCCCAGGCGCAGGCCGCTCTAACGCTCGTCCAACAGCAGGTGCGCTACATCTATGTTGGCCTGAATGGCGGCAATTTCACGCCTGCGAGCGCGGATGAGACGTGGGAACGGCGGTATGGCGATTGCAAGGGTAAGACCGCCATGCTTCTCGCATTGCTCGACCAGCTGGGTATCGAGGCCGAGGCGGTGCTCGTGAACAACAACTTTTCAACCGATGGCTTGGACAAACGTCTGGCAAGCCCCGGAGCGTTTGATCACGTTCTGGTGCGCGCCACTATCGATGGAGAGGCATATTGGCTGGATGGGACAATGCCACCTGTCATTGAAGGGCGGACCAAACCGTTCTTCAAGTATGATTGGGTTCTTCCTCTCAAGAAAGCCGGCGGGGAGCTTGAGCAACTGGCTTTCGAACCGTTTGATATACCACAGGAAATGGGCATTGAGGAGATCGATGCAACCGCAGGTTTTGACGTACCTTCCAAGAAAATCCTCAAATCCGTCATACGCGGGTCAGCCGGCCTTCAAGAATACTACACGTTTTCGTCCGTTTCCCCGAACCAACTGGAAAGCGCTCTGCGCAACCAGCTCGAAGGCACACAGATGTGGAATTCCGTCGACTCGGTTGAGTGGCGATTTGATAAGGCGACGCAAGCAAGCATTCTGACAATAACCGGAACTGGCCCTGTCGAATGGGAAAGTGACAGCCTTGATGGTCGATACATGTTCCTCCCGAGAGGCGGCTTCACCCCACCTCCGCGGCGCCAACGTAACGGTCAGGAATCTGGCAAAATTCCTTTCTATCAGGCCCCGAGTTATACCTGTCACGCCACTACTGTTCGGCTACCAGAAGGGACCGAGCTCAAGAACTGGGGGTTCAATTCGGTCTTCGATACGATGCTCTATGGCGAGGTCTATTATCGGATGATGGAAAAACGGGATGATCGCACATTGCGCATGGTGCGCGGCAGGCGGGTCGAAACCCCTGAAATCACAGCAGCACGGGCCAAGCGCGACAATGAACGGCTCGAGAATTTCGATAATTCGAAGGCGATCCTGAGTTACGATCCCAGTCAGGAAATCGAAGCGTGGGGGAATTTGCGCTCAGTCCCTGCCACTTACGAGATTGATTGGGCGGGTCGAGATACGCCGTGCCTGCCACCAGACATGCTCGAATAAGCAGCTATACGGGACAATTACATTCTATGGCTGACAGCGTAGATTAAGACGCTAAGCTGCATACCTTACGGGGATGAGAAGGTACTGCCAAACAACATGAAATCGAACGCACGCGTATTCGCTGCCGGGCTTTTGCTCGCATTGCCCAATTTTGCGCTCACTTCCGCGCTGGCTGGGCAAGAAACCGAAGCTTCAGAGCCCGCTAGGGAGCCAGTCTGGGCATTCGAAGACAGCGATGTTGAAGTCGACCCAGGATACACTTTTGGTCAGCTTGACAACGGCATGCGCTACATCGTCCGGCAGAATGGTACGCCGGAAGGCACAGCCGTCGTTCGCATGCGGATCGATTCTGGTTCGCTTGACGAAACCGAAAGCGAGCGGGGGCTGTCGCACTTCCTTGAACATATGGCTTTCAATGGATCGAAGGGTATCCCCGAAGGCGAGATGATCAAACTGCTGGAACGCGAGGGATTGGCATTTGGCGCCGATACCAACGCGACAACCGGTCTGAACGCGATAACCTACATCCTCAATCTGCCCCGCAATGATGAGGATCTGCTGGACACGGCACTCATGTTGATGCGGGAAACCGCAAGCGAATTGACCATCGCGCCCGACGCAGTCGACCGGGAGCGCGGTGTGGTCCTTTCCGAGCGGCGTGACCGCGCTGGATTTGCGCAGCGCAACCGCGAAGACAGTTATGAATTTTCGAGCCCCGGCGCGCGCTTTATAGACCGGCTTCCAATCGGAACAATCGAACGCCTCGAAACCGCGACGGCAGAGCAAATGCGCGGGCTCTATGAACGCACCTACACACCTTCCAATACCGTTCTTGTGATCGTTGGCGACTATCCCGTGGAGGTTATGGAGGCGGCGATCCGTGCAAAGTTCTCCGACTGGAAAGCAGCCCCTGCCCCCGAAGAACCCGAAGCGGGCCCGATTGATATCACCCGCAAAGGCCTGACCGATATTTACCTCGACCCTGCTCTATCGGAGAGCGTGCAAATCTCTCGGCTGGGCCCGTGGTCCGATGAACCCGACACTTTGGCGAACCGCAAGAAGCAGTTCGTGCGAGGAATCGGCTATGCGATTATCAACCGGCGTCTGGCGCGACTCGCTCGCGAAGCAGACGCCCCCTATCGCGGGGCCAGCTATGGCACCGGCAGCATTTTCGAAGACGCTTTAAGCACGGGTATCGGCATCAGCAGTGTCGATGGCGAATGGCGCAAAGGCATGCTCGCGGCGGTCCAGATCGTAAATGAGGCTCTGACCTACGGTTTCACCGCAGCCGAAGTCGATGAGCAATTGAAGCGCAGCCGGACCGCAGCCGAAAATGCAGTCTCTGGCTACAACACTTTCTCGAATGGGTATTTTATGGGGCAGGCGCTGGGCCTTGTCGCGAATGAGCGCGTTCCCGCCACCCCGGCCTACACCCTTGAGCAATTTGAGGCATTCGCGCCTTCGGTAACTGCCGAGGCTGTTCACAAAGCGGTGATGGAGCACGCGGTCCCGCTGGATGACCCGCTGATCCGTTTCACTGGCCGGACCGCTCCTGAAGGCGCTGAAGAGGGTCTGCGCAGCGCATTTGCCGAAGGGATGGCATTGCCAATCGACGCACCGAAAGACACTGGCATCGTCGAATTTGCATATAGCGAGTTTGGCGAGCCCGGTTCCGTCGTTTCTGATGAGACCAACGAAGAGCTCGGCATCCGCAAGCTTGTTTTTGCCAATGGCGTGCGGCTCAATCTGAAAAAGACCGATATTCGCGAAGACCGTATTCGCGTCTCTGTGCGCGTCGACGGCGGCAATTTGATGCGGACCAAAGAGGATCCGCTGCGCGTTTATCTTGCGGATTCGCTGATGTCGGGCGGGCTTGGCGCGCACAGTATCGACGAATTGCAAACCGTGCTCGCCGGCAGAAGCGTCTCCACCGGTTTCGGCAGTTCTGCGGACGGCTTTAGCCTTGGCAGCACGACCACCGCGCGCGATCTCGATCTGCAGATGAAGGTGTTTGCCGCGATCTTGACCGATCCGGGATATCGCAGTGAAGGCGTCGAACGTTTCCGCAAGGGCATCGATAACTTCTTTGAGACGCTCTATTCCACTCCCGGCAGAGCATACAGCACCGCGATTGGTGCGCAGCTATCCGATGGTGATCCACGGTTCTCTCTCCAGCCGAAAGAAGCCTATCTCGCGCTTGATTATGACAAGTTGAAAAGCGCGATTGCCGACCGCCTCGAAAATGGAGCGATCGAAGTCGCTATGGTCGGCGATCTTGATGAGGACACAGCAATTGCGTCTGTAGCCTCCACGCTCGCAGCTTTGCCTGCGCGAGAGCCCGATTTCGTTCCTCGCGATGAAGCGCGCAAACGTACATTCACTGCCAACCGCGGCCTGACAAAGCTCGAACACGAAGGCGAAGCGGATCAGGCATTGCTGCGGATGATCTGGCCCACAACCGATGACGAGGATTTTGCGGAAGCACTGCGTCTTTCGATGCTCGGCCGCGTTGTCCGCTTGGAACTGACAGACCGTCTACGCGAAGAGCTGGGTCAAACATACTCCCCGTCTGCCGGCAGTTCGACCAGCAGGATTTACGACGATTACGGCACGTTTTCGATTTCTGCTTCCGTCGACGTAAAGGAAATTGAGGCGACCCGTGCGGCGGTACGCGGCCTGATTGCCGATCTCCGTGAAGCGCCTGTGGATCAGGATTTGATCGAACGGGCTCGTAAACCAATCCTCGAATCCTATGCCAACGCCCTCAAGAATCTGGGTGGCTGGATGGGCTTAACAGCGCGTGCACAGAGCGAGCCGGAGCGATTGGAGCGGTGGTTCGCGGCGCCGGATTTGCTAAAAGCCATTACCCCCGACGATATTCAGGCCGAAGCGATCCAATATCTTGATCCGGATGCGGCGATCGAAGTTCATGTTCTGCCCGGAGAAAACGCCCGCGCGGACGCAGACACCGTTCAAGCAGGCTGAAACAGCGCGAACGTAGCCGCTATAGTGGGCAAGCTGCGGCGCATGATTGCGCTCGGCAATGGTCGCGCTATAGGGTCGCACAAAGTTACCGCACCACTCATCAGGAAACGCCCATGAAAGTTCGCATCCTCGTTCGGCTCAAGCCAGGTGTTCTCGATCCACAGGGTCGCGCAGTGCATCACTCGCTCGAAGGGCTCGGCTTTGACGGTGTAGAGGACGTTCGCATTGGCCGAATGATCGAAATGGATGTGGCAGATGGCACCAGCGACGAAGCGCTAAACACCATGTGTGAGAA
Coding sequences within it:
- a CDS encoding DUF3857 domain-containing transglutaminase family protein, whose protein sequence is MRFGLVFAAMLMASTAQAQTAEAPDIEITPTPDWITLSEPLAVPDNAQGGVFVRAQDTVVRLTNDGERTFQAQIMRILQPQALSAGNIGITWNPAAGSAHVHSLKIRRGSRVIDVLETSTFEILRREDQLETAMLDGLLTAVLQVPDLRVGDDLELSYSIPSHDPTLQSANSGILFLAHSPPGGRFHLELQWEDEQEPALQLTPTFEEAARRGDNSISVTFDNPEVLSPPRAAPPRYSLIRMLQYSDFQDWASVSTRFHTLFDEARKIAPGSPLQDEAALIAETHSEKLAQAQAALTLVQQQVRYIYVGLNGGNFTPASADETWERRYGDCKGKTAMLLALLDQLGIEAEAVLVNNNFSTDGLDKRLASPGAFDHVLVRATIDGEAYWLDGTMPPVIEGRTKPFFKYDWVLPLKKAGGELEQLAFEPFDIPQEMGIEEIDATAGFDVPSKKILKSVIRGSAGLQEYYTFSSVSPNQLESALRNQLEGTQMWNSVDSVEWRFDKATQASILTITGTGPVEWESDSLDGRYMFLPRGGFTPPPRRQRNGQESGKIPFYQAPSYTCHATTVRLPEGTELKNWGFNSVFDTMLYGEVYYRMMEKRDDRTLRMVRGRRVETPEITAARAKRDNERLENFDNSKAILSYDPSQEIEAWGNLRSVPATYEIDWAGRDTPCLPPDMLE
- the purS gene encoding phosphoribosylformylglycinamidine synthase subunit PurS: MKVRILVRLKPGVLDPQGRAVHHSLEGLGFDGVEDVRIGRMIEMDVADGTSDEALNTMCEKLLANMVIEDFAIEKLAPSESQGEKETA
- a CDS encoding M16 family metallopeptidase: MKSNARVFAAGLLLALPNFALTSALAGQETEASEPAREPVWAFEDSDVEVDPGYTFGQLDNGMRYIVRQNGTPEGTAVVRMRIDSGSLDETESERGLSHFLEHMAFNGSKGIPEGEMIKLLEREGLAFGADTNATTGLNAITYILNLPRNDEDLLDTALMLMRETASELTIAPDAVDRERGVVLSERRDRAGFAQRNREDSYEFSSPGARFIDRLPIGTIERLETATAEQMRGLYERTYTPSNTVLVIVGDYPVEVMEAAIRAKFSDWKAAPAPEEPEAGPIDITRKGLTDIYLDPALSESVQISRLGPWSDEPDTLANRKKQFVRGIGYAIINRRLARLAREADAPYRGASYGTGSIFEDALSTGIGISSVDGEWRKGMLAAVQIVNEALTYGFTAAEVDEQLKRSRTAAENAVSGYNTFSNGYFMGQALGLVANERVPATPAYTLEQFEAFAPSVTAEAVHKAVMEHAVPLDDPLIRFTGRTAPEGAEEGLRSAFAEGMALPIDAPKDTGIVEFAYSEFGEPGSVVSDETNEELGIRKLVFANGVRLNLKKTDIREDRIRVSVRVDGGNLMRTKEDPLRVYLADSLMSGGLGAHSIDELQTVLAGRSVSTGFGSSADGFSLGSTTTARDLDLQMKVFAAILTDPGYRSEGVERFRKGIDNFFETLYSTPGRAYSTAIGAQLSDGDPRFSLQPKEAYLALDYDKLKSAIADRLENGAIEVAMVGDLDEDTAIASVASTLAALPAREPDFVPRDEARKRTFTANRGLTKLEHEGEADQALLRMIWPTTDDEDFAEALRLSMLGRVVRLELTDRLREELGQTYSPSAGSSTSRIYDDYGTFSISASVDVKEIEATRAAVRGLIADLREAPVDQDLIERARKPILESYANALKNLGGWMGLTARAQSEPERLERWFAAPDLLKAITPDDIQAEAIQYLDPDAAIEVHVLPGENARADADTVQAG